The Streptomyces sp. HUAS CB01 genome has a segment encoding these proteins:
- a CDS encoding type II toxin-antitoxin system Phd/YefM family antitoxin, with translation MAISASEARAKLFPLIQQVNDDHEPVEIASKGGNAVLMSADDYRSWQETVYLLRSPANAARLMAAVAADKATETPVIEKTMEELDAMLEDEE, from the coding sequence GTGGCCATCTCCGCCAGCGAGGCCCGCGCCAAGCTGTTCCCACTGATCCAGCAGGTCAACGACGACCACGAACCCGTGGAGATCGCCTCCAAGGGCGGCAATGCCGTCCTGATGTCCGCCGACGACTACCGTTCCTGGCAGGAGACCGTCTACCTCCTGCGCTCCCCCGCCAATGCCGCGCGCCTCATGGCCGCCGTCGCCGCGGACAAGGCGACCGAGACCCCCGTGATCGAGAAGACCATGGAGGAGCTCGACGCCATGCTGGAGGACGAAGAGTGA
- a CDS encoding sensor histidine kinase yields the protein MSGARRLGARWRRRRPVRTRLALAASAAVAVVAVGVCAAAFVVLRYAMYRQLDLNLTQSATQVVQQHRGAAPDVLAGECRYLSAPACAQIVPADPAAGSRKPHPLPVSPPVREVAAGERAPYFSNTTVAGAPARMFTTNFGEGKALQVALRSDTVQKGVRQAAWLLSMVGGAGVLLAGALGYAVSRTGLAPVARLTATAERIAATRDPRHRIELPPGPPGREDEVTRLAATFNTMLGELEQSVTAQRRLVADASHELRTPLTALRTNAELLARADRLTVPQRDRASGALARQLREVTGLVNDLIELARDEEPDPLLEAVALRPLTEHAVDAARAHWPRTPFTLWVEDAALDLTLPGVPARLSRLLTNLLDNAAKFSPGGAAVEVALTTADLTVRDHGPGVPPEDLPYVFDRFYRSESARALPGSGLGLAMARQIARAHGAELTAEHAPDGGALFRLTFGGTAA from the coding sequence GTGAGCGGCGCCCGCAGGCTGGGCGCCCGCTGGCGCCGCCGCAGGCCCGTGCGCACACGGCTCGCGCTCGCCGCGTCGGCGGCCGTCGCCGTGGTGGCGGTCGGCGTGTGCGCGGCCGCCTTCGTGGTCCTGCGCTACGCGATGTACCGCCAGCTCGACCTGAACCTGACACAGTCGGCGACCCAGGTCGTGCAGCAGCACCGGGGGGCGGCGCCGGACGTGCTGGCCGGCGAGTGCCGTTACCTGTCCGCCCCGGCCTGTGCTCAGATCGTCCCCGCCGACCCCGCGGCTGGCTCCCGCAAGCCCCATCCGCTGCCGGTGTCCCCTCCCGTGCGCGAGGTCGCGGCGGGCGAGCGGGCACCGTACTTCAGCAACACCACCGTCGCGGGCGCGCCGGCACGCATGTTCACGACGAACTTCGGCGAGGGCAAGGCGCTCCAGGTCGCGCTGCGCTCCGACACCGTGCAGAAGGGGGTCCGGCAGGCGGCCTGGCTGCTGTCGATGGTGGGCGGCGCCGGGGTGCTGCTGGCCGGTGCCCTCGGGTACGCGGTGTCGCGCACCGGGCTGGCGCCCGTGGCCCGGCTCACCGCGACCGCCGAGCGCATCGCCGCGACCCGCGACCCCCGCCACCGTATCGAGCTGCCGCCCGGCCCGCCGGGGCGCGAGGACGAGGTGACGCGGCTCGCGGCGACGTTCAACACCATGCTGGGGGAGCTGGAGCAGTCGGTCACGGCGCAGCGCCGGCTGGTGGCGGACGCCTCCCACGAGCTGCGCACTCCGCTGACGGCGCTGCGGACCAACGCGGAGCTGCTCGCCCGGGCCGACCGGCTCACCGTGCCCCAGCGCGACCGGGCGTCGGGGGCGCTCGCCCGGCAGCTGCGCGAGGTGACGGGTCTGGTGAACGACCTGATCGAGCTGGCAAGGGACGAGGAGCCGGATCCGCTGCTGGAGGCGGTGGCGCTGCGGCCGCTGACCGAGCACGCGGTGGACGCCGCACGCGCCCACTGGCCGCGGACGCCGTTCACGCTCTGGGTGGAGGACGCGGCGCTGGACCTCACCCTGCCGGGCGTGCCGGCGCGGCTGTCCCGGCTGCTGACGAACCTGCTCGACAACGCGGCCAAGTTCAGCCCGGGCGGCGCGGCGGTGGAGGTGGCCCTGACCACCGCGGACCTCACCGTGCGGGACCACGGCCCGGGCGTCCCGCCGGAGGACCTGCCCTACGTCTTCGACCGTTTCTACCGGTCGGAGTCGGCCCGGGCACTGCCCGGTTCCGGGCTGGGCCTGGCGATGGCGCGCCAGATCGCGCGGGCGCACGGTGCGGAACTGACGGCCGAGCACGCGCCGGACGGCGGCGCGCTGTTCCGCCTCACGTTCGGCGGGACGGCGGCGTGA
- a CDS encoding acyl-CoA mutase large subunit family protein, with translation MDADAIEEGRRRWQARYDSAKKRNADFTTLSGDPVEPVYGPRPGDTYDGFERIGWPGEYPFTRGLYPTGYRGRTWTIRQFAGFGNAEQTNERYKMILAAGGGGLSVAFDMPTLMGRDSDDPRSLGEVGHCGVAIDSAADMEILFKDIPLGDVTTSMTISGPAVPAFCMYLVAAERQGVDPGVLNGTLQTDIFKEYIAQKEWLFEPEPHLRLIGDLMEYCARGIPAYKPLSVSGYHIREAGATAAQELAYTLADGFGYVELGLSRGLDVDVFAPGLSFFFDAHLDFFEEIAKFRAARRIWARWMKEVYGAKTDKAQWLRFHTQTAGVSLTAQQPYNNVVRTAVEALAAVLGGTNSLHTNALDETLALPSEQAAEIALRTQQVLMEETGVANVADPLGGAWYVEQLTDRIEADAEKVFDQIRERGLRAHPDGKHPIGPITSGILRGIEDGWFTGEIAESAFRYQQSLEKGDKRVVGVNVHHGSVTGDLEILRVSHEVEREQVRILGDRKARRDDARVKTSLEKMLAAARDGSNMIEPMLDAVRAEATLGEICNALRDEWGTYTEPPGF, from the coding sequence ATGGACGCTGACGCCATCGAGGAGGGCCGCCGACGCTGGCAGGCCCGCTACGACTCCGCGAAGAAGCGGAACGCCGACTTCACCACGCTCTCCGGTGATCCGGTCGAGCCGGTCTACGGGCCCCGGCCCGGCGACACCTACGACGGCTTCGAGCGGATCGGGTGGCCGGGCGAGTACCCGTTCACACGCGGTCTGTACCCGACGGGCTACCGCGGCCGGACCTGGACCATCCGCCAGTTCGCCGGCTTCGGCAACGCCGAGCAGACCAACGAGCGGTACAAGATGATCCTGGCCGCCGGCGGCGGCGGGCTCAGCGTCGCCTTCGACATGCCGACCCTGATGGGCCGCGACTCCGACGACCCCCGCTCGCTCGGCGAGGTCGGCCACTGCGGGGTCGCCATCGACTCGGCCGCCGACATGGAGATCCTCTTCAAGGACATCCCGCTCGGCGACGTCACCACCTCGATGACGATCAGCGGCCCCGCCGTCCCGGCCTTCTGCATGTACCTCGTCGCGGCCGAGCGGCAGGGTGTCGACCCGGGCGTCCTGAACGGCACGCTCCAGACCGACATCTTCAAGGAGTACATCGCCCAGAAGGAGTGGCTCTTCGAGCCCGAGCCCCATCTGCGCCTGATCGGCGACCTGATGGAGTACTGCGCCCGCGGCATCCCGGCCTACAAGCCGCTCTCCGTCTCCGGCTACCACATCCGCGAGGCGGGCGCGACGGCCGCGCAGGAGCTGGCGTACACCCTCGCCGACGGTTTCGGGTACGTCGAGCTCGGCCTCAGCCGCGGTCTGGACGTGGACGTCTTCGCCCCCGGACTGTCCTTCTTCTTCGACGCGCACCTGGACTTCTTCGAGGAGATCGCCAAGTTCCGCGCCGCCCGCCGCATCTGGGCCCGCTGGATGAAGGAGGTCTACGGTGCCAAGACCGACAAGGCGCAGTGGCTGCGGTTCCACACCCAGACCGCCGGTGTCTCGCTGACCGCGCAGCAGCCGTACAACAACGTCGTGCGCACGGCCGTCGAAGCCCTCGCGGCCGTGCTCGGCGGCACGAACTCGCTGCACACCAACGCCCTGGACGAGACCCTGGCGCTGCCGTCGGAGCAGGCCGCCGAGATCGCCCTGCGCACCCAGCAGGTGCTGATGGAGGAGACCGGCGTCGCCAACGTGGCCGACCCGCTCGGCGGTGCCTGGTACGTGGAGCAGCTCACGGACCGCATCGAGGCGGACGCCGAGAAGGTCTTCGACCAGATCAGGGAGCGCGGACTGCGCGCCCACCCGGACGGCAAGCACCCCATCGGACCCATCACCTCCGGCATCCTGCGCGGCATCGAGGACGGATGGTTCACCGGCGAGATCGCCGAGTCGGCCTTCCGCTACCAGCAGTCGCTGGAGAAGGGCGACAAGCGGGTCGTCGGCGTCAACGTCCACCACGGCTCCGTCACCGGCGACCTGGAGATCCTCCGCGTCAGCCACGAGGTCGAGCGGGAGCAGGTCCGCATCCTCGGCGACCGCAAGGCCCGCCGCGACGACGCCCGCGTCAAGACGTCGCTGGAGAAGATGCTGGCCGCCGCCCGCGACGGCTCGAACATGATCGAGCCGATGCTCGACGCGGTCCGTGCCGAGGCCACGCTCGGCGAGATCTGCAACGCGCTGCGGGACGAGTGGGGCACGTACACCGAGCCCCCGGGCTTCTGA
- a CDS encoding tetratricopeptide repeat protein, whose product MQPRNMSMSGVVDLAAVKAAGEAKAKAEQTRAENARQGGGGAVPPSALVIDVDEAGFERDVLQRSAEVPVVLDFWAEWCEPCKQLSPVLERLAREYNGRFVLAKIDVEANQMLMQQFGIQGIPAVFAVVAGQALPLFQGLAPEPQIRETLDQLIQVGEQRFGLTGLTVDADADESAVAAPAPAPAPGPHDAALEAAVDALDAGDLGGAIRAYRNVLSDDPANSEAKLGLAQAELLSRVQEMDPQKVRQEAADRPDDVQAQIAAADLDLAGGHVQDAFGRLVETVRRTAGEDRDAARLRLLELFEVIGPDDPRVTAARTALARVLF is encoded by the coding sequence ATGCAGCCTAGGAACATGTCCATGAGTGGCGTCGTCGACCTCGCCGCGGTGAAGGCGGCCGGTGAGGCCAAGGCCAAGGCCGAGCAGACGCGCGCGGAGAACGCCCGGCAGGGCGGCGGCGGTGCGGTGCCCCCGTCCGCCCTGGTGATCGACGTCGACGAGGCGGGCTTCGAGCGGGACGTACTCCAGCGTTCCGCGGAGGTCCCGGTCGTCCTCGACTTCTGGGCCGAGTGGTGCGAGCCCTGCAAGCAGCTGAGCCCGGTACTGGAGCGGCTGGCCCGCGAGTACAACGGCCGCTTCGTGCTCGCCAAGATCGACGTCGAAGCCAACCAGATGCTGATGCAGCAGTTCGGGATCCAGGGCATCCCGGCTGTGTTCGCGGTCGTCGCCGGCCAGGCGCTGCCGCTCTTCCAGGGCCTGGCGCCGGAGCCCCAGATCCGCGAGACCCTCGACCAGCTGATCCAGGTCGGTGAGCAGCGCTTCGGCCTCACCGGTCTGACCGTCGACGCGGACGCCGACGAGTCCGCGGTCGCCGCCCCCGCCCCCGCCCCCGCCCCCGGCCCGCACGACGCGGCCCTCGAGGCGGCGGTCGACGCGCTCGACGCGGGAGACCTCGGCGGTGCCATCCGGGCGTACCGGAACGTCCTCTCCGACGACCCCGCGAACTCCGAGGCGAAGCTCGGCCTCGCGCAGGCGGAACTGCTGTCCCGGGTGCAGGAGATGGATCCGCAGAAGGTGCGCCAGGAGGCCGCCGACCGTCCGGACGACGTGCAGGCGCAGATCGCCGCCGCGGACCTGGACCTCGCCGGAGGTCATGTGCAGGACGCGTTCGGCCGGCTCGTCGAGACCGTGCGCCGTACGGCGGGCGAGGACCGCGACGCCGCCCGGCTGCGGCTGCTGGAGCTCTTCGAGGTGATCGGTCCGGACGACCCGCGGGTGACGGCGGCACGCACCGCGCTCGCGAGGGTCCTCTTCTGA
- a CDS encoding Txe/YoeB family addiction module toxin, translated as MRDVRFRPTGWEDYLYWQTTNKQLAKKINRLISEIQRDPFTGIGKPEPLKGDLSGYWSRRIDDEHRLVYRADDKQVVIIKARYHY; from the coding sequence GTGAGGGACGTACGGTTCCGGCCCACGGGCTGGGAGGACTACCTCTACTGGCAGACCACCAACAAGCAGTTGGCGAAGAAGATCAACAGGCTGATCAGCGAGATCCAGCGGGACCCCTTCACCGGAATCGGCAAGCCTGAACCGCTGAAGGGCGATCTGTCGGGGTACTGGTCCCGTCGCATCGACGACGAGCACCGCCTCGTCTACCGAGCCGACGACAAGCAGGTCGTCATCATCAAGGCCCGCTACCACTACTGA
- a CDS encoding SDR family NAD(P)-dependent oxidoreductase produces the protein MTTTTTTSHNGLTTDWSDRTVLVTGAEGFIGSTLVDLLVERGARVRAFAHYKPYAEKGHLAHRAEDVELIAGDVRDAGRVMDAVAGCDTVFHLAALIGIPYSYDSPGAYVQVNVNGTENIAEACRRHAVRRLVHTSTSEVYGTALTAPIAESHPLQPQSPYSASKIGADMMALSHWHAFELPVTVVRPFNTYGPRQSARAVIPTILAQLHAGASEIRLGSLSPTRDFTYVTDTARGFLALADCDRALGQVVNLGTGQEIAIGELARMLVDASGSRAEIVVDPARLRPTGSEVERLLSDNRRAREWAGWEPEVTLEEGLKRTSEWVAENLRLFATGRYEV, from the coding sequence ATGACCACGACCACCACGACCTCGCACAACGGTCTCACCACGGACTGGTCCGACCGCACCGTCCTCGTCACCGGAGCCGAGGGATTCATCGGCTCCACGCTCGTCGACCTGCTCGTGGAACGCGGGGCGCGGGTGAGGGCGTTCGCCCACTACAAGCCGTACGCGGAGAAGGGCCATCTCGCGCACCGGGCGGAGGATGTGGAGCTGATCGCGGGCGACGTGCGCGACGCGGGCCGGGTCATGGACGCGGTCGCCGGCTGCGACACCGTCTTCCACCTCGCCGCGCTCATCGGCATCCCGTACAGCTACGACTCGCCCGGCGCGTACGTCCAGGTCAACGTCAACGGCACCGAGAACATCGCCGAGGCGTGCCGCAGGCACGCGGTCCGCCGGCTCGTCCACACCTCGACCAGCGAGGTGTACGGCACGGCCCTGACAGCCCCGATCGCGGAGAGCCACCCGCTGCAGCCGCAGTCCCCGTACTCGGCGTCGAAGATCGGCGCGGACATGATGGCGCTCTCGCACTGGCACGCCTTCGAGCTGCCGGTGACGGTGGTACGGCCCTTCAACACCTACGGCCCCCGGCAGTCGGCGCGCGCCGTCATCCCCACGATCCTCGCCCAACTGCACGCCGGGGCAAGCGAGATCAGGCTCGGCTCGCTCAGCCCGACGCGTGACTTCACCTATGTCACGGACACGGCCCGGGGATTCCTCGCACTGGCGGACTGCGACCGCGCCCTCGGACAGGTCGTCAATCTCGGTACGGGCCAGGAGATCGCCATCGGCGAGCTGGCGCGGATGCTCGTCGACGCCTCGGGCAGCCGCGCGGAGATCGTGGTGGACCCGGCACGGCTGCGGCCCACGGGGAGCGAGGTGGAGCGGCTTCTGTCCGACAACCGCCGGGCGCGGGAGTGGGCGGGCTGGGAGCCGGAAGTCACCCTGGAGGAGGGGCTGAAGCGCACGTCGGAGTGGGTGGCGGAGAATCTCCGCCTCTTCGCGACGGGCCGGTACGAGGTCTGA
- a CDS encoding UDP-N-acetylglucosamine--N-acetylmuramyl-(pentapeptide) pyrophosphoryl-undecaprenol N-acetylglucosamine transferase, with protein sequence MIGAGGTGGHIYPGLALAEALRRAVPEAVISFVGTTRGLETELIPAAGHRLHTVDMIPFDPSLGARRYLLPAALLKSGAQCRAILKEQRAHIAVGMGGYPSAPVIVGARMAGLPSLIHESNAVPGRANRFAARLTGNLAVAFDRSRAHLSGGEDALTTGMPIAAALASLDRTALRTRARAEFGVPDGARLLLVNGGSLGAARLTEAAVGLAHRLRDRPGVHLLIKTGPAALEETRRRLGDSPVARAVPYLDRMDLAYAAADLVVSRAGAATVAELATTGVPAVLVPYPHAPGDHQTHNARVLTDAGAALLLPDAETTAERLDALTAPLLADPVRLAAMGAAADPGPHARAADLLAARVLELASPAKEYAA encoded by the coding sequence GTGATCGGCGCCGGCGGCACCGGCGGGCACATCTATCCGGGTCTCGCGCTCGCCGAGGCACTGCGCAGGGCCGTGCCCGAGGCGGTGATCTCGTTCGTGGGCACGACCCGCGGGCTGGAGACCGAGCTGATACCGGCCGCGGGCCACCGGCTGCACACCGTCGACATGATCCCCTTCGACCCCTCGCTGGGAGCCAGGCGGTATCTGCTCCCCGCCGCCCTGCTGAAGTCCGGCGCCCAGTGCCGCGCGATCCTGAAGGAGCAGCGCGCGCACATCGCCGTGGGCATGGGCGGCTACCCCAGCGCCCCCGTCATCGTCGGCGCCAGGATGGCGGGGCTGCCCAGCCTCATCCACGAGTCCAACGCCGTGCCGGGCCGGGCCAACCGGTTCGCGGCCCGGCTGACCGGCAATCTCGCGGTCGCCTTCGACCGCAGCCGCGCCCATCTGTCGGGCGGCGAGGACGCGCTCACGACGGGGATGCCGATCGCCGCCGCGCTCGCCTCGCTGGACCGCACCGCCCTGCGCACCCGCGCCCGCGCGGAGTTCGGCGTCCCGGACGGAGCACGGCTGCTGCTCGTCAACGGCGGCAGTCTCGGAGCCGCCCGGCTCACCGAGGCCGCCGTCGGGCTCGCGCACCGGCTGCGCGACCGCCCCGGAGTCCATCTGCTGATCAAGACGGGACCGGCAGCGCTGGAGGAGACCCGCCGCCGCCTCGGCGACTCGCCCGTCGCGCGGGCCGTTCCGTACCTCGACCGGATGGACCTCGCCTACGCGGCCGCCGATCTCGTCGTGTCCCGGGCCGGTGCGGCGACCGTCGCCGAGCTGGCGACCACCGGCGTCCCGGCCGTCCTCGTGCCCTATCCGCACGCGCCCGGCGACCACCAGACGCACAACGCCCGGGTCCTCACCGACGCCGGGGCGGCACTGCTGCTCCCCGACGCCGAGACCACCGCCGAACGTCTCGACGCGCTCACCGCGCCGCTGCTCGCCGATCCGGTGCGGCTGGCGGCGATGGGCGCGGCGGCCGACCCCGGGCCGCACGCCCGCGCCGCGGACCTGCTGGCCGCCCGCGTCCTCGAACTCGCCTCGCCCGCCAAGGAGTACGCAGCATGA
- a CDS encoding response regulator transcription factor, which translates to MGAARILVVDDDPEVRAAVADGLSVEGYEVREAADGLAALSETAAWQPDALVLDVRMPVLDGLAVCRRLRALEDRTPVIVLTALDAVSDRVDGLDAGADDYLVKPFALDELTARVRALLRRAAPDGPDDPAELRFADLAVDPAARTGTRGGRPLEFSRTECALLELLLHHPRQVLTRELIHERVWGRDFGPDSNSLAVYVGYLRRKLEAGGEPRLVHTVHGVGYRLDLG; encoded by the coding sequence ATGGGAGCAGCGAGGATCCTGGTCGTCGACGACGACCCGGAGGTACGGGCGGCGGTGGCCGACGGCCTGAGCGTCGAGGGCTACGAGGTGCGGGAGGCGGCCGACGGGCTGGCCGCGCTGTCGGAGACGGCCGCCTGGCAGCCCGACGCGCTGGTGCTCGACGTGCGGATGCCGGTCCTCGACGGGCTCGCCGTGTGCCGGCGGCTGCGTGCGCTGGAGGACCGTACGCCGGTGATCGTGCTGACCGCGCTGGACGCGGTGAGCGACCGTGTGGACGGACTGGACGCGGGCGCCGACGACTACCTCGTGAAGCCGTTCGCGCTGGACGAGCTGACCGCTCGGGTGCGGGCCCTGCTGCGCCGGGCGGCTCCGGACGGTCCGGACGACCCCGCGGAACTCCGCTTCGCCGACCTCGCCGTCGACCCGGCGGCGCGCACCGGCACCCGCGGTGGGCGTCCGCTGGAGTTCAGCCGTACCGAGTGCGCGCTGCTGGAGCTGCTGCTGCACCACCCCCGGCAGGTGCTGACCCGGGAGCTGATCCACGAGCGGGTCTGGGGCCGTGACTTCGGGCCGGACTCCAACTCGCTCGCGGTGTACGTGGGCTATCTGCGGCGCAAGCTGGAGGCGGGCGGCGAACCGCGGCTGGTGCACACGGTCCACGGCGTGGGCTACCGGCTGGACCTCGGGTGA
- a CDS encoding TetR/AcrR family transcriptional regulator, with the protein MVASMCSHRRRNTARTGRPRSAEADAAILDATRAALVELGWSKLTLGDVATRAGVAKTTVYRRWAGKSELVVDAVAELFDELELPDRGSLAADIEGVVLQFAALLERPEARTALMAVVAESTTDEPLRERIRVSIVDRQKRLVLEGRARAQARGELPEETDPAAAARTADLIFDVIAGAVVHRALVSCGPVDEDWVRRFTAVLLGGLGSAAEA; encoded by the coding sequence ATGGTCGCCTCCATGTGCAGTCACCGTCGCCGGAACACGGCCCGTACCGGCCGTCCCCGCAGCGCCGAGGCGGACGCCGCCATCCTCGACGCCACCAGGGCGGCCCTGGTGGAGCTGGGGTGGTCGAAGCTGACGCTCGGCGACGTGGCGACCCGGGCCGGGGTGGCGAAGACGACCGTCTACCGGCGCTGGGCGGGCAAGAGCGAGCTGGTCGTGGACGCGGTCGCGGAGCTCTTCGACGAACTGGAGCTCCCCGACCGGGGCAGCCTGGCGGCGGACATCGAGGGCGTGGTGCTCCAGTTCGCCGCGCTCCTGGAGCGGCCCGAGGCCAGGACCGCGCTGATGGCCGTGGTCGCGGAGTCGACGACCGACGAGCCGTTGCGCGAGCGGATCAGGGTCTCGATCGTGGACCGGCAGAAACGGCTGGTTCTGGAGGGTCGCGCCCGGGCCCAGGCGCGGGGCGAGCTCCCGGAGGAGACCGACCCGGCGGCGGCCGCCCGCACCGCCGACCTGATCTTCGATGTGATCGCCGGCGCGGTCGTGCACCGTGCGCTGGTGAGCTGCGGACCCGTCGACGAGGACTGGGTCCGCCGCTTCACCGCGGTCCTGCTGGGCGGGCTGGGGTCGGCGGCGGAGGCCTGA
- a CDS encoding DUF6114 domain-containing protein: MSAESPGQQNEHFLRVIKRRFRDWRGQRPFWAGLLTILGGIPIAYFPYASLKIGHMTLAMATTAGAGSLIIGVLLVTLGLTMWFHHIVRVFAGVAAILLALISLPVSNIGGFLIGFLFALIGGALSIAWAPGKAAEAEAPASSAPADGPDVPLVPGPQVGDSTITQKTSAHAEGGRNSAG; encoded by the coding sequence ATGAGCGCCGAGTCCCCGGGGCAGCAGAACGAGCACTTCCTCCGAGTCATCAAGCGGCGTTTCCGCGACTGGCGCGGACAGCGGCCTTTCTGGGCCGGCCTGTTGACCATTCTCGGCGGTATTCCGATCGCCTACTTCCCGTACGCAAGCCTCAAGATCGGCCATATGACGCTGGCCATGGCCACGACGGCGGGTGCGGGCTCGCTGATCATCGGCGTGCTTCTGGTGACGCTGGGGCTGACCATGTGGTTCCACCACATCGTCCGGGTGTTCGCCGGTGTCGCCGCGATCCTGCTGGCACTGATCTCCCTGCCGGTCTCCAACATCGGCGGCTTCCTCATCGGTTTCCTGTTCGCCCTGATCGGCGGCGCGCTGTCGATCGCCTGGGCACCGGGCAAGGCCGCGGAGGCGGAGGCTCCGGCATCGTCCGCACCGGCGGACGGGCCGGACGTGCCGCTGGTGCCGGGGCCGCAGGTGGGCGACAGCACGATCACGCAGAAGACCAGTGCCCACGCCGAAGGCGGGAGGAACAGTGCGGGGTGA
- a CDS encoding DUF6230 family protein: MMSQVRGGTRWKRFAVVMVPSVAATAAIGVGLAQGALAASFSVSGQSFKVTADKLDGTDFFQYGSLAQGTDLKGNKTLHPVAVSSFGTATITNMCQSVVTPDVPIFGSVSLELRAGGKGTPVEAENLYLDVAELEANATFNNIDIGVAAGDKANKPGIQPGTQANPYGFAQRAKEAHLTKVKQTAWATTAGTFKLSGLSMKLHKGVKECY; the protein is encoded by the coding sequence ATTATGTCCCAGGTTCGTGGTGGGACCAGATGGAAGCGGTTCGCCGTCGTCATGGTGCCGTCGGTGGCCGCGACGGCCGCGATCGGTGTGGGCCTGGCCCAGGGCGCGCTGGCGGCTTCGTTCAGCGTCTCCGGCCAGAGCTTCAAGGTGACGGCGGACAAGCTCGACGGTACGGACTTCTTCCAGTACGGAAGTCTCGCCCAGGGCACCGACCTCAAGGGCAACAAGACGCTGCACCCCGTCGCGGTGTCGTCCTTCGGGACCGCAACGATCACCAACATGTGCCAGTCGGTCGTCACCCCTGACGTCCCGATCTTCGGCAGCGTCAGCCTCGAGCTGCGCGCCGGTGGCAAGGGCACGCCGGTCGAGGCGGAGAACCTGTACCTCGACGTCGCCGAGCTCGAGGCGAACGCCACCTTCAACAACATCGACATCGGCGTCGCCGCCGGCGACAAGGCCAACAAGCCGGGCATCCAGCCGGGCACGCAGGCGAACCCCTACGGCTTCGCCCAGCGCGCCAAGGAAGCCCACCTGACCAAGGTCAAGCAGACGGCGTGGGCGACCACTGCCGGCACCTTCAAGCTGAGCGGTCTCAGCATGAAGCTGCACAAGGGCGTCAAGGAGTGCTACTAA